The genomic interval AATATTGGCAAACAAAGACCGACCTAAGACTTCTTTCGCCTTTTCTGTAATGGGCAGCTGATAGACATTCGTAAATTTCTCTGGAATGTCTTTGACGAAGGTTGTATCAATGACAAGCATGGCCTCGTTCGGTAGGTCATGGGCGTATTTATCTAATGCTTCTTGCGTCATGGCGAGAAGCAGGTCCGGTTTGACTACTTTCGGATAATG from Pelorhabdus rhamnosifermentans carries:
- a CDS encoding 2-oxoacid:acceptor oxidoreductase family protein; this translates as HYPKVVKPDLLLAMTQEALDKYAHDLPNEAMLVIDTTFVKDIPEKFTNVYQLPITEKAKEVLGRSLFANIIAIGAIVALTKAVSKESAVKAVLARVPKGTEVKNEQAFELGMSLVKA